Sequence from the Candidatus Neomarinimicrobiota bacterium genome:
AAGTGGCAAGGTTGTTTACTATGTGCTTAAGTAGGTTGACGCAAAAGTTGACGCAAAAGTTGACGCAAAAGTTTAACATAGAAGGTCTTTAAAGGAGATGAGGAAGCCGGGGCGAGGAGGCAATCTACCCCAGGAAGTGGCTTGACGCCCAAAATATACCGCCATCGCCCTTGTTGAGGGAGATTGCCGCGCTCGCTCACGCTTCGCTCGCAATGACAAGGAGACCTTCCCCAAACGTCATTGCGAGGAGTCCCATTGGGACGACGAAGCAATCTGCTCTGCAAGTAGGAATACAATTAAAACATGCTACCATCACAGCTTAAGCATAATAGATTGCCACGCTCGCTTACGCTCGCTCGCAATGACAGCGGGCTACCGAAGAATTTACACCAAGTTACTTCTTTAGCTAGTTAGCTTGTTAGCCCGATAGCTTGATAGCTTGTTAGCTTGACAGCCAGTCAGACCATTTACCTCTCAGCCATCCAGCTACCTAGCCGTCTAGCCATTTCGCTATCTAGCCACCTCGCCATCTAGCTATCTAGCCATCTCGCCATCCAGCCATCTCAATCCAATGAGATTGCCACGTTTCGCTTGCAATGACGGGGGAACCTCATCCGAGCGTCGTTGTGAGAAACCGAAGGCGACGAAGCAATCTATTTTGTAAGCGGAATAACAATCAAAACATGCATCCATTGCTTCATCCACAATAGATTGCTTCGTTATCGCTCACAACGACAGGAAGAGGTTATAGCTAAAGCACAAATATTTTTTAAACTCTCTTTAGAAAGTATATGCCTAATTGTTCGAATTTTATGAAAATCCTGGCAGTGCAATGGAGTCCCATTTAAACTAAGAAATATAGACAAATAAACTTACGCCGTTATGCTTTTTAAAGATTTCTATACAGCTTTCACATCTTTCAAGAATATAAATTGTAATTCTATTTTAATTGCTTCTCAGAGCAACATTTGTTTATAATGTCGTTTAAAAATCTTTGTACTTATCAGCAAGGTATCAATACCCCTTCTGTACCAATATCAATATCATCAGATATAAGTCGAAACATAAAATGATTGGTTTTCTAACATTTGCTTGACTTATTTCATTACATAACTTAAAATAGAATAGGATGGTTAATTATGGTTGGAATTGGTCAAAAAGTAAGGAAGTTAAGAGAAAATTTAGGAATTAGTCAGCAAAGGCTTGCTGAATTGCTTGGTGTTTCTCGACCAACAATATCTCAAATAGAAAGAGAAGAAAGAAGAATATCAATCGACGAGATAATAAAACTGTCTGAAATATTCAACGTTTCCATAGAAAGTTTAATAAATATAGAAAAAGAACCGGAAATTATTTTAGAAAAAAATAGGAAAATAACTAAAGTAAAACCCCAAATTAGAATCAATGTACCACAGAAAAAACTTGACAAATTTAAAGAAGTATTGCTATACATTTTAAATAAAGTTGGCTCAAAACCTAATGTTGGGGAAACTGTCATCTATAAGCTTCTGTACTTCATTGATTTTGACTTTTATGAAAAGTACGAAGAGCAGCTAATTGGAGCAACATATATAAAAAATAAATATGGACCAACACCCTTAGAATTCCAAGAAATTGTCAATGAGCTACTCGACAAAGATATTATCAGAGTAAAAACTGGATATTTCAAGTATCCCCAAACAAAATATTTACCCTTAAGAAAACCTGATCTTGCAAAACTAAAAGCCCATGAGATTGAATTAATAGATGATGTTCTTAATAAACTCTCTGATATGAATGCTGCTCAAATAAGCGAATATTCACATAACGATGTCCCTTGGTTAACAACAAATGATGGGGAAATTATTGAGTATGAATCTGTTTTCTATAGAACACCTCCCTATTCTGTGAGAGAATATAGTGAGGAAGATTTTCAATGAAATATCTTATCTGCCTGAATTTAAAAAAGATGCAAAAAAACTCCGAAAAAGATTTCAAACTATTAAAAGCGATTTGGAAATTTTTGTAGAAAAACAGCTTTTTCTTTATCATAAACTGAAAATTGATAACAAAGGAATTTTTCAAATTTCAGGCTTACATATAAATTATCCTAAAATATATAAAGCCAAAAAATTCGCATGTCGTTCTCTTAAAGGAAGAGGAGCTAAATCAGGTATTAGAATTATTTATGCTTATTATGAAGATAAAGATAAAATTGAGTTTATAGAGATTTATTACAAAGGTGATAAAGAGAATGAAGATAAAGAAAGAATCTTAAGATATTACGAAAAAGAATATTGAATAAATTAGGTCGTTGTAAATCTAAGATAAAGAATAGCATCGCTTAAGGAAATATATTAACCAAATTTTATATCAAGTAGAAAATATTGTATACAGTACCCACCTTAACTCTAATTATTATGCCGAAGTGGCAAGTACCTTTAAGAAGAGAAGCTCTCACAAGGGCAACCCATCCTTATCATTTTGCTCGCGATAGTAGATTGTCTGTGTGTCATTGCGAGGAAGCCGCTTTTGTGGACAATGGAGCAATTCGTTTCTGGTAGTTCTTAAAGATATAGAGGGAAACCAGCGGTTATAAGAGGAAGTCTTTTATTGAGCTGAATGACTCCATGTGGTAGAATTCGTCTTCGATTAATCCGTGAGAGGATTTCGCATTGGCATTAGCATTGGGGTAATGTGTCCGTAGGATTCTTAATCGGGAGAGGTATATATTTTACCTTAGCATTTCAATTCTTTTCGACATATTTTCTCTTTACCTTTATGCTATTTCAATTTTGTCCTGTGGTGACTCTTTTAAATTTCTTTTCAGAAATCTTACAGAGCATAGCCCTTCCCCGAGCTGTGCTCTCACTATTCATTATCCTTAATTAATTTTGTTATATTTCTATGTTCGTATGCTTTTCTATACTAATGCTAGAAATTTCTTGACAATAGTAATATATATATATTATATTACATCATATTTTTTAAGGTAAATTGAAGCAAAAACAGGTAGGGAGAAGTTGTGGATGTTGAGAGGATTAATCGAAGTGAGTCCAACGAACCCGGTAAAGGGGATTTAACATCTAAGGAGGATGAATTCTCTTTTTTAGAGCTGGAAGAAAGATTGGAAATGGAAGCTGCTCCGCCAGTTGATTCTCCTATTGAATGGAGAGTAGACTGGTATTTTTAGTTGTTGTTCTGTAAAGCTTTCCTGCCTAAATATTGATTCAACTACTTATTCTTTTTCTCTGCTGTGGTTTGGTGGAGCTTTACATGGTTATAGTGGAGATTAATATTGAGAAGGTTATATATGAGATTGATTGTCTTTTTCGTAAAGAGGTCGGTGAAATTCTGAATAACATGGAGCTCTGGGGTATTTTAGATGACAGCGAAGGTAACGGGAAGCGTGGGGGGTTTAATGTCCATTATTATTACCCACTGCTTTTTTATGACTTTTATAAGGATATAGGAATAGGTTACTTTAAGATACTATCAGTTTATAGTAGGTTATTCTTGATGTATTGTTTGTTGGTGGATAGGATTACAGATGATTACAGAAGAACTGCGAGCCCAGAGGATATTTTGCTCCTGTCATCGCTCCAGAAAAGGGCTCTCAGCATCCTTTATAAGATATTCGGTTCAGATTCTGAATTCTGGAGGTATTTTCACAGGTATTATTTAGATTACTTAGGGGCCGTTCTCAACGAACAGAATAAGCATTTTGATAGGATAAGCTCCTATCCTTTTGACGAATTTAAGAAGATAGCCAGCGGGAAATCTGCCCTGGCTAAAACCGTTACTGCTGCTTTGGGGATTTTGAAAGGATCAGAGAAGGAAATTGAGATTTTAGACCTCTCACAGGATTATTTCTATATCGCTTATCAGCTATATGATGATTTAGTCGATTGGAAAAAGGATATTGAGAACAGACAATTTTCATATATATTGACAAAATTGATAATTGAGAATGAGATACCGGAGACCTGCATCAATTGTAACGTCATCAGGAAGTTTTTATTTTGTTCGGATGTGGCTGAAGAGATTATGGAAGTGGCCAGAGAATATTACGAGAAAGCCTTAGAGGTTCTGGGGGATTACAAATTTCTTTCGTGGCGGAGAATAATACATGATTATATGGATAGGTGTACTATATTAAGGGATGATATAATTAACATAAAAAGAAAAGTTAGACGCGGAGGTGGTAGCAAGACTCCAATGGGTGCTGGCTCTATGAGCAAGGTAGTTGTGAAAACAAGTGGTGGCCGTTTAGCTAAGGAAGTTATAGAAGAATCTGTTAAGCACTCTATAGAATTTCTTTTGAAGTTACAAGGACAAAAGGGCTTCTGGGAGGATTTCCTGCTGGACGTGGGTTATTCGACGGAGTGGGTGACAGGATATGTCGGTAATTCGTTGATTTCTGCGATGGTTTTTAACGAGAGTATTAGGGATAAACTGAAACTTGCCTCCAGAGCTTTGATAGGGGCACAACATCCAATTGGGGGTTGGGGCTTTAATGAAGATAGCGGGGTAGATGCGGATTCAACATCAAATGTTGTAATTTTCTTGAGAAGAATGGGTAAGTTGGTAGGTGAGCAGGCTGTTAAAGTGTTGAAGGAAAATCAGAATGGAGATGGAGGTTTTGGTACATACTCAATCAAAGAAATACTACGAGAACAGGAAAAGCTGAATATAAACTTTTCTGCACCGATAGAGCTCTATGGCGGGTGGACGTCGTCAGACATACAGATTACAGCAATTGCAATACAGGCATTGTTGGCAATAGGATTGGAAAGAGAATCGGAAGTAATGAGAAGGGGTGTGTCATTTATTATTGGCAAACAGCATAGCGAAGGCTACTGGGATGCATACTGGACAGAAGGGAAGATTTTAGGGACTTCTTTTTGTGTGCAAACATTGAATAAGTTTTGTAAGTGTGGTCGGTATATTAAGAGGGCCCTATTATGGTTGATCGACATACAGTCTGAAGAAGGTGGTTGGAGCAATCAGGTGACTCCTGTGTTGAATCCTTACGATACCGCGTTAGCTTTGCTGGCCTTTATGGTTAAAGGTAGTGGAATAGATTGTAGCAAGTCTATTAAAGAAGGGATTGAGTGGCTGATTGCAAATCAACTGGAAGATGGGAGCTGGGAGTCATCTCCCATAATGGTAATTCCAAGACCGTGGGAGAAGAATCAGCCAAACAGGCAGTATAAAATGCCTGCCATCCGGGATGATAAGCGCATTTTCACTACTGCTACTGTTCTAAGAGCTTTGCTTGGATACTGTAAGTGGATGAGCGTCTAGTGAAGGAACGGAATAGGGCTGAGGTAATTCTTTCTGTTGAAGGTATATCCAAGACTTACAGAAAAAAGTGGATTTTGGATAATGTTAGTTTCGAAGTAAAAAGAGGAGAGGTTGTTGGACTAGTTGGCCCCAATGGATCAGGAAAGTCGACGACCATCAAGATTATATGTGGACTTGTTTTTCCTGATAGAGGAGATGTTAGGATAAATGGAGTAGGAGTATTCACTAATCCGCTGGTTGCCTTGAAACGGGTTGGAGCTTTGGTTGAAGGAGCACAATTTTACCCTTATCTCACGGCCTTCGAGAACCTTGAATTAATTTGTTCAATTTCTGGTCTGGATACGTCCCGGATTGACAGGCTGCTCAATTCCGTTGGACTGTCAGAGGCAATTCACGTTAAGGTGAAAGAGTTTTCTCAGGGTATGAGGCAACGTTTGGGAATAGCGCAGGCTCTTCTAAAAGAACCAGAGCTTGTAATTC
This genomic interval carries:
- a CDS encoding DUF4065 domain-containing protein, producing MVGIGQKVRKLRENLGISQQRLAELLGVSRPTISQIEREERRISIDEIIKLSEIFNVSIESLINIEKEPEIILEKNRKITKVKPQIRINVPQKKLDKFKEVLLYILNKVGSKPNVGETVIYKLLYFIDFDFYEKYEEQLIGATYIKNKYGPTPLEFQEIVNELLDKDIIRVKTGYFKYPQTKYLPLRKPDLAKLKAHEIELIDDVLNKLSDMNAAQISEYSHNDVPWLTTNDGEIIEYESVFYRTPPYSVREYSEEDFQ
- a CDS encoding ABC transporter ATP-binding protein, whose translation is MKERNRAEVILSVEGISKTYRKKWILDNVSFEVKRGEVVGLVGPNGSGKSTTIKIICGLVFPDRGDVRINGVGVFTNPLVALKRVGALVEGAQFYPYLTAFENLELICSISGLDTSRIDRLLNSVGLSEAIHVKVKEFSQGMRQRLGIAQALLKEPELVILDEPTSFLDHNGMELLFGIIRELKDSSKTAFLISGNDLSGMSKICNRIIALNKGKIVADGFLGNLSEEGVSSLEKLF